One stretch of Kwoniella newhampshirensis strain CBS 13917 chromosome 5, whole genome shotgun sequence DNA includes these proteins:
- a CDS encoding aconitate hydratase, mitochondrial, with translation MVSRFLARGATSLSRQSMLSKRTMATVQSSIGDKKVEMSNLEKGKYINYQRIENNLQVVRSRLNRPLTLAEKIVYGHLDNPHEQEIERGVSYLKLRPDRVACQDATAQMAILQFMSAGLPQTAVPTSVHCDHLIQAQIGGVPDLKRAIDINKEVYDFLATACAKYGIGFWKPGSGIIHQIILENYAVPGLMMIGTDSHTPNAGGLGMVACGVGGADAVDVMADIPWELKAPKVIGVYLDGKMNGWTTPKDVILKVAGILTVKGGTGAIIEYHGPGVESLSATGMATICNMGAEIGATTSLFPYNFRMASYLKATNRGAIAQYAEEFNHNLQPDEGCEYDQLIHINLDELEPHINGPFTPDLATPISKFAAEVKKHSWPQELKVGLIGSCTNSSYEDMSRSAAIAKEAADHGLTAKSKFTITPGSEQVRATIARDGFVDTFENIGGVVLANACGPCIGQWDRKDVKKGEVNSIISSYNRNFTGRNDANPATHAFVASPDLVTAMVFAGDLTFNPLTDSLKGADGKEFKFSDPSGHELPAKGYDPGENTFQAPPADGTTVSVAVSPSSDRLQLLKPFKAWDGKDIIEAPVLIKAKGKCTTDHISAGGPWLKYRGHLENISQNCLIGAINADSGEANSVINQETGEFGPVPTVGAYYRDKNIPWVVVGDENYGEGSSREHAALEPRFLGGRAVICRSFARIHETNLKKQGMLPLWFKNPADYEKISGTDKISILDLQNFKPGQDITCEITHKDGSKEKFLTTTSINEGQWGWFKAGSALNMMAAAAKARGA, from the exons ATGGTTTCCCGCTTCCTCGCTCGAGGGGCTACCTCCCTCTCCCGTCAGTCCATGCTCTCAAAGAGGACCATGGCGACCGTCCAATCGTCGATCGGCgacaagaaggtcgagatgtCAAACCTCGAAAAGGGCAAGTATATCAACTACCAGAGAATCGAGAACAACCTCCAGGTTGTcaggtcaag ACTCAACCGACCTCTTACTCTCgccgagaagatcgtctACGGTCACTTGGACAACCCTCACGAGCAGGAGATTGAGCGAGGTGTTTCTTACCTCAAGCTCCGACCTGAC CGAGTGGCGTGCCAAGATGCTACCGCTCAAATGGCTATCCTCCAATTCATGTCTGCCGGTCTCCCTCAAACAGCCGTCCCCACGTCCGTCCACTGTGACCATTTGATCCAGGCTCAGATTGGTGGTGTTCCCGACTTGAAGCGAGCTATCGACATCAACAAGGAGGTCTACGACTTCCTTGCCACCGCTTGTGCTAAATACGGCATCGGTTTCTGGAAGCCTGGTTCCGGTATCAT TCACCAAATCATCCTCGAGAACTACGCCGTTCCCGGTCTCATGATGATCGGTACCGACTCTCACACCCCCAACGCTGGTGGTCTCGGTATGGTTGCCTGTGGTGTCGGTGGTGCCGATGCTGTCGACGTCATGGCCGACATTCCCTGGGAGCTTAAGGCCCCTAAGGTCATAGGTGTTTACCTCGACGGAAAGATGAACGGCTGGACTACTCCTAAGG ATGTCATCCTCAAGGTCGCCGGTATCCTCACCGTCAAGGGTGGTACTGGTGCTATCATTGAGTACCACGGTCCTGGTGTTGAGTCCCTCTCTGCCACTGGTATGGCCACTATCTGTAACATGGGTGCCGAGATTGGTgccaccacctctcttTTCCCTTACAACTTCCGAATGGCTTCTTACCTGAAGGCTACCAACCGAGGTGCCATCGCCCAATACGCCGAGGAGTTCAACCACAACCTTCAGCCCGATGAGGGATGTGAGTACGACCAGTTGATCCATATCAACctcgacgagcttgagCCTCACATCAACGGTCCCTTCACCCCCGATCTTGCCACTCCCATCTCCAAGTTCGCCGCCGAGGTCAAGAAGCACTCTTGGCCCCAAGAGCTCAAGGTCGGACTTATCGGTTCATGTACCAACTCTTCCTACGAGGACATGTCCCGATCTGCTGCCATCGCCAAAGAGGCCGCCGACCACGGTCTCACCGCCAAATCCAAGTTCACCATCACTCCAGGTTCCGAGCAAGTCCGAGCTACCATCGCTCGAGACGGTTTCGTCGATACTTTTGAGAACATCGGTGGTGTCGTGCTCGCTAACGCCTGTGGTCCTTGCATTGGTCAATGGGACCGAAAGGACGTTAAGAAGGGCGAGGTCAACTctatcatctcttcttACAACCGAAACTTCACTGGCCGAAACGACGCCAACCCCGCCACTCACGCTTTCGTCGCCTCCCCCGATCTCGTCACTGCCATGGTCTTCGCTGGTGACCTTACCTTTAACCCCCTTACCGACTCTCTCAAGGGTGCCGACGGCAAGGAGTTCAAGTTCTCCGACCCCTCAGGTCACGAGCTTCCCGCCAAGGGTTACGACCCCGGAGAGAACACTTTCCAGGCTCCCCCTGCCGACGGTACGACCGTCTCCGTCGCCGTCAGCCCCTCTTCCGACCGTCTTCAGCTCCTCAAGCCCTTCAAGGCATGGGACGGCAAGGACATCATCGAGGCTCCTGTTCTCATCAAGGCCAAGGGCAAGTGTACCACTGACCACATCTCTGCTGGTGGCCCTTGGCTCAAGTACCGAGGACATCTCGAGAACATCTCTCAAAATTGTTTGATCGGTGCCATCAACGCCGACAGCGGTGAGGCCAACTCTGTCATCAACCAGGAGACCGGCGAGTTTGGTCCCGTCCCTACCGTCGGTGCCTACTACAGAGATAAGAACATCCCATgggttgttgttggtgaTGAGAACTACGGCGAAGGTTCTTCCCGAGAACACGCTGCTCTTGAGCCCCGATTCCTCGGTGGCCGAGCTGTTATCTGCCGATCTTTCGCCCGAATCCACGAGACCAACTTGAAGAAGCAAGG TATGCTCCCCCTCTGGTTCAAGAACCCCGCCGACTACGAGAAGATCTCCGGTACCGACAagatctccatcctcgacTTGCAAAACTTCAAGCCCGGCCAGGACATCACTTGTGAGATCACCCACAAGGACGGTTCCAAGGAGAAGTtcctcaccaccacatCTATCAACGAGGGACAATGGGGATGGTTCAAGGCTGGTTCGGCCCTTAACATGATGGCCGCTGCTGCCAAGGCTCGAGGGGCCTAG